From a single Phocoena sinus isolate mPhoSin1 chromosome 1, mPhoSin1.pri, whole genome shotgun sequence genomic region:
- the NES gene encoding nestin — protein sequence MEGCLGEESFQMWELNRRLEAYLARVKALEEQNELLSAELGGLRAQAGDASWRARADDELAALRALVDQRWREKRAAEVARDNLEEEVEGVASRCQQLRLARERTAEETARSRRAVEAEKCAQAWLSTQAAELERELEALRAAHEEERAGLNAQAACAPRGPAPPRGPPVPAPEVEELALRLGEAWRGAVRGYQERVAHMETSLGQARERLGHALQGAREGRLKLQQLQAERSGLQERRAALEQRLEGRWQERLRATEQFQLSVEALEQEKQGLQSQIAQVLEGRQQLAHLKMSLSLEVATYRTLLEAENSRLQTPGSGSKASLSFLDPKLELHFPGTPEGRRLGPLLSVLSPTPLSSSLPDTLETPVPGFLKSQELLQGHAPTSASTPIPPTPQAPRPATDAKIRAQDAPLSLPQPQVGVQQVPEAVWAEAKVAIPASVLPGPEEPGGKEQEPSPGQSSEDHASLAPALSPDHPSLEAKDGEPSGSSRFQEEGEGQIWGLAEKETAVEVKVISSLQQETWQEEGDLDMKEIQDSLGPLEKETLKSLEEEIQEPLISLEKQRHETMRSLEKENQESLRSLEEENLETLKTLEKENQELLQSLEGKEMEVMRPLEKETLEVLKPIGREDPQTLQSPEKESQEIMRSLQGNVGAFLSPGKENQELVRSLEEENFESLRALEKERQEPLRCQDVENQETLRPLAKENLEPLRSLEEKDQETSRPLGKENQPLRSLEKEDQMTLSPLEKVKPEALKSLGKDQEIDRLLEKENQDLLRSLNEESVEAVRSLGTETLEPLKPTGEENLEMLKPLEKESQEPLGSVEGNQETLRPLEKETQKSLSSLGGQSVEDMRSPEEVDKGSQRYLEEEENVEKGENSELPRSLEEEGQELPLSAHLQKWEDTVQGAQELDQETPPGRPELDSADEAEMEPREWESFAGKGEAVDQGELQLTATGKAWSPGEGQLGSSEPKEQRVSAEGASGVGGTEGLQDPEEQSDQVGTPGLPARQGMSEVLEPVLEGEDVAPSDGRASPEVALGLETAGAEQGPEQEAVGLEDPGGLAREEVMEPPLGEEGLEAKRVQGLEGPRKELEEAAALEPELSTLPRKSRDPLDTARGWEESEPDAPEEAEEMFPAETSCCDGSDTPQPRPLSSEGAKEDAEAVLGPPSPRPTESCSPIPIPEDAPGPQPLAEGSQEASWGLAGRAEVLGKVEGEQEDMGSAGIPEGLSEEGEESREESEADELGETLPDSTPLGLYLGSPASPKWDLAGEQRPSPQEETGKEGWGPAVLASEGLGAHPSEEEEGGDEEERGHDSELSEEFEDLGTEASLLPGVPGEVAEPPGQVPPLLLEPAAWDPDGESDGFADEEESGEEGEEEDEEGERGPGAGRWGTGPSVGSLPALSGPQRGNLLGSETMDVSVPWDDGLRGAASDAPMTALETESQDSTEASGSEEESDAIPLEREGQVPGPLGTLSAVEDTGLEAGDPLGGVNGQGPSLKEELEHVNGGVVNGLEQSEGVRQGKPGPPEGDRGSPLEEEEEGGALKTPWAGAPLHLGQGQLLKFSQREGDGDSWSSGED from the exons ATGGAGGGCTGCCTGGGGGAGGAATCTTTTCAGATGTGGGAGCTCAACCGGCGCCTGGAGGCCTACCTGGCCCGGGTCAAGGCGCTAGAGGAGCAGAATGAGCTGCTCAGCGCGGAGCTCGGGGGTCTCCGGGCACAGGCCGGGGACGCCTCCTGGAGGGCCCGTGCCGACGACGAGCTGGCGGCCCTGCGGGCCCTCGTCGACCAGCGCTGGCGGGAGAAGCGCGCGGCCGAGGTGGCGCGCGACAACCTGGAAGAAGAGGTGGAGGGCGTGGCGAGCCGGTGCCAGCAGCTGCGGCTGGCCCGGGAGCGGACCGCGGAGGAAACAGCCCGCAGCCGGCGCGCGGTCGAGGCCGAAAAGTGCGCCCAGGCCTGGCTGAGCACCCAGGCGGCGGAGCTGGAGCGCGAGCTGGAGGCTCTGCGCGCGGCGCACGAGGAGGAACGCGCGGGCCTGAACGCTCAGGCTGCCTGCGCCCCCCGCGGCCCCGCTCCGCCCCGCGGGCCCCCCGTGCCGGCCCCCGAGGTTGAGGAGCTGGCGCTGCGGCTGGGCGAGGCGTGGCGCGGGGCAGTGCGCGGCTACCAGGAGCGCGTGGCGCACATGGAGACGTCGCTGGGCCAGGCCCGCGAGCGGCTGGGCCACGCGTTGCAGGGCGCCCGCGAGGGTCGGCTGAAGCTGCAGCAGCTCCAAGCGGAGCGCAGCGGCCTCCAGGAGCGCAGGGCCGCGCTGGAGCAGAGGTTGGAGGGCCGCTGGCAGGAGCGGCTGCGGGCTACTGAGCAGTTCCAG CTGTCCGTGGAGGCCCTGGAGCAGGAGAAACAGGGCCTACAGAGCCAGATCGCCCAGGTCCTGGAAGGTCGGCAGCAGCTGGCACACCTCAAGATGTCCCTCAGCTTGGAGGTGGCCACATACAG AACCCTCCTAGAGGCAGAGAACTCCCGGCTGCAGACACCTGGCAGCGGTTCCAAGGCTTCCCTCAGCTTCCTGG ACCCTAAGCTGGAGCTGCATTTCCCTGGGACCCCAGAAGGCCGGCGTCTGGGACCTTTGCTTTCTGTGCTGAGCCCTACTCCCCTCTCCTCGTCTTTGCCTGATACCCTTGAAACACCTGTGCCAGGCTTCCTGAAGAGCCAGGAGCTCCTTCAGGGCCATGCCCCCACCTCGGCCAGCACCCCCATTCCGCCCACACCTCAGGCTCCCCGCCCTGCCACAGATGCCAAGATCAGAGCCCAGGAtgcccctctctccctgccccagccacAGGTTGGGGTGCAACAGGTTCCAGAAGCGGTGTGGGCTGAAGCCAAGGTGGCCATCCCTGCCAGCGTCCTGCCAGGACCAGAGGAGCCTGGGGGCAAGGAACAAGAGCCCAGTCCAGGCCAGTCCTCTGAAGATCATGCCTCCCTGGCTCCAGCCCTCAGCCCTGACCATCCCAGTTTAGAGGCCAAAGATGGAGAACCCAGTGGGTCTAGCAGAttccaggaggaaggggaaggacaaATCTGGGGGCTGGCAGAGAAAGAAACAGCTGTAGAGGTCAAAGTAATAAGCAGCTTGCAGCAGGAAACATGGCAAGAAGAGGGGGATCTGGACATGAAAGAAATCCAAGACTCCCTGGGTCCTTTGGAAAAAGAAACTCTGAAGTCTCTGGAAGAGGAGATTCAGGAGCCACTGATTTCTCTGGAAAAACAGCGCCATGAGACAATGAGATCTCTAGAGAAGGAGAATCAGGAATCTCTGAGGTCTTTGGAAGAAGAGAACTTAGAAACACTAAAAACTCTAGAAAAGGAGAATCAAGAGTTATTGCAGTCTTTAGAAGGAAAGGAGATGGAGGTAATGAGACCTCTAGAAAAAGAGACTCTAGAAGTACTTAAGCCTATAGGAAGAGAGGACCCACAGACATTGCAATCACCAGAAAAGGAGAGTCAAGAAATAATGAGGTCTCTTCAAGGAAATGTAGGAGCATTTTTATCTCCAGGAAAGGAAAATCAAGAATTAGTGAGGTCTCTAGAAGAGGAGAACTTTGAGTCATTGAGAGCTCTAGAAAAGGAAAGGCAAGAGCCACTGAGATGTCAAGACGTAGAGAACCAGGAAACATTGAGACCCTTAGCAAAAGAGAATCTAGAGCCACTGAGATCTCTAGAAGAAAAAGACCAGGAGACATCAAGACCTCTAGGAAAAGAGAATCAGCCACTGAGGTCTCTAGAAAAAGAAGACCAGATGACATTGAGCCCTCTAGAAAAGGTGAAACCAGAGGCACTAAAGTCTCTTGGAAAAGACCAGGAGATAGATAGACTTCTCGAAAAAGAGAATCAAGACTTATTAAGGTCCCTAAATGAAGAGAGTGTAGAGGCAGTGAGATCTTTAGGAACAGAGACTCTAGAACCACTAAAGCCTACAGGAGAAGAAAACCTGGAAATGTTGAAACCTCTAGAAAAGGAAAGTCAAGAACCACTGGGGTCTGTGGAAGGGAACCAAGAGACACTGAGACCCCTAGAAAAGGAGACTCAGAAATCACTGAGCTCTCTGGGAGGGCAGAGTGTAGAGGATATGAGATCTCCAGAGGAGGTAGACAAGGGAAGTCAAAGGTAtctggaagaggaagagaacgtggagaagggagagaattcAGAGCTACCAAGgtccctggaggaggagggacagGAGCTGCCACTCTCTGCACATCTGCAGAAGTGGGAAGATACGGTGCAGGGGGCTCAAGAACTGGATCAGGAAACGCCCCCTGGGAGACCTGAACTGGACAGTGCGGACGAGGCAGAGATGGAACCTAGGGAATGGGAGAGCTTTGCTGGGAAGGGGGAGGCTGTAGACCAAGGGGAGCTGCAGCTGACGGCCACAGGCAAGGCCTGGAGCCCAGGTGAGGGGCAGCTAGGGAGCTCCGAGCCCAAAGAGCAGAGGGTCTCAGCTGAGGGAGCCAGTGGGGTGGGAGGCACTGAGGGCCTCCAGGACCCTGAAGAGCAGTCAGACCAGGTGGGGACCCCAGGCCTCCCAGCTCGCCAGGGAATGTCAGAGGTGCTAGAGCCAGTGTTGGAAGGTGAGGATGTGGCCCCCAGCGATGGCCGAGCCTCCCCAGAGGTCGCCTTGGGCTTAGAGACTGCAGGAGCGGAACAGGGACCGGAGCAGGAGGCGGTAGGGCTGGAGGACCCAGGCGGCCTGGCCAGAGAGGAGGTGATGGAGCCACCCCTGGGGGAGGAAGGTTTGGAGGCAAAGAGGGTACAGGGCTTGGAAGGGCccagaaaggagctggaggaggcaGCTGCTCTGGAGCCAGAGCTCTCCACACtgcccaggaagagcagagaccCGCTGGAcactgccaggggctgggaggagtcTGAGCCTGATGCCCCTGAGGAAGCAGAGGAGATGTTCCCTGCTGAGACCTCGTGCTGCGATGGAAGTGATACACCTCAACCCAGGCCCTTGAGCTCCGAGGGAGCAAAGGAGGATGCCGAAGCAGTGCTGGGGCCACCCAGCCCACGGCCCACTGAGTCCTGCTCACCCATCCCAATCCCTGAAGAtgcccctgggccccagcccctggctgagGGTAGCCAAGAGGCTAGCTGGGGGCTGGCAGGCAGGGCTGAGGTCCTGGGAAAGGTGGAGGGTGAGCAGGAGGATATGGGCTCCGCGGGAATCCCTGAAGGCCTCtcggaggagggggaggagagcagagaagagagTGAGGCTGATGAGCTAGGGGAGACCCTTCCCGACTCCACTCCCCTGGGCCTCTACCTCGGGTCCCCTGCTTCCCCCAAGTGGGACCTGGCTGGAGAGCAGAGGCCCTCCCCTCAAGAGGAGACTGGAAAGGAAGGCTGGGGCCCTGCAGTCCTGGCCTCTGAGGGCCTTGGGGCCCATCcctcagaggaggaggagggaggagatgaggaggAACGTGGCCATGACTCTGAGCTGTCGGAAGAATTTGAGGACTTGGGGACTGAggcttctcttcttcctggggTCCCTGGGGAGGTGGCAGAACCTCCAGGCCAGGTGCCCCCGTTGCTACTGGAGCCTGCAGCCTGGGATCCGGATGGGGAATCTGATggatttgcagatgaggaagagagcggggaggagggagaggaagaagatgaagaaggggagagggggcCAGGGGCAGGGCGGTGGGGGACAGGGCCCTCTGTGGGCAGCCTCCCGGCCCTGAGTGGCCCTCAGAGAGGGAACCTCCTGGGGTCTGAGACCATGGATGTCAGTGTCCCCTGGGATGATGGCTTGAGGGGTGCGGCATCTGATGCCCCCATGACTGCCCTGGAGACTGAGTCCCAGGACAGCACGGAGGCCTCAGGATCAGAGGAGGAGTCTGATGCTATTCCCCTGGAGAGGGAGGGCCAAGTCCCTGGCCCTCTGGGGACCCTCAGTGCGGTGGAGGACACGGGCTTGGAGGCAGGGGACCCCCTTGGTGGTGTCAATGGCCAGGGCCCCAGCCTGAAGGAAGAGTTGGAGCATGTGAATGGGGGTGTGGTGAACGGGCTGGAGCAGTCTGAGGGAGTAAGGCAGGGGAAACCGGGGCCCCCTGAGGGTGACCGAGGGAGCCccttggaggaggaggaggaggggggtgcCCTGAAGACCCCTTGGGCAGGGGCTCCGCTTCACCTGGGCCAAGGCCAGCTCCTGAAGTTCAGTCAGCGAGAGGGAGATGGAGACTCCTGGTCCTCAGGGGAGGACTAG